In a single window of the uncultured Fretibacterium sp. genome:
- a CDS encoding desulfoferrodoxin produces MEKLSIFKCAKCGNMVEVLHAGGGALSCCGESMRQMKENTTDAAQEKHVPVFDGSAVKVGSVAHPMAEEHYIEWIELIDGDKVCRQFLKPGEEPRADFAGARHPKVAAREYCNLHGLWKGER; encoded by the coding sequence ATGGAAAAACTGAGCATCTTCAAATGCGCCAAGTGCGGCAACATGGTTGAGGTCCTGCACGCTGGGGGCGGCGCGCTGTCCTGCTGCGGGGAATCCATGAGGCAGATGAAGGAGAACACCACCGACGCCGCGCAGGAAAAGCACGTGCCGGTGTTCGATGGCAGTGCGGTGAAGGTGGGAAGCGTTGCGCATCCTATGGCCGAGGAGCACTATATCGAGTGGATCGAGCTCATCGACGGCGACAAGGTCTGCCGTCAATTCCTCAAGCCGGGCGAGGAGCCCAGGGCCGACTTCGCCGGCGCCAGACACCCCAAGGTCGCCGCACGCGAATACTGCAATCTGCACGGACTCTGGAAAGGAGAAAGATAA